The Miscanthus floridulus cultivar M001 chromosome 17, ASM1932011v1, whole genome shotgun sequence genome has a window encoding:
- the LOC136519125 gene encoding leucine-rich repeat protein 1-like has protein sequence MEVTGTRRTLSIAAFALMAMAVASSLEPVAANQDGDALAALHKGLEDPDGNLKSWDPSLVNPCTWFYVSCDGDNRVTRLDLGNLNLSGTLAPELGQLEKLFSLDLSSNSISGAIPAALGNAKSLTFLHLDHNRLTGPIPRELAGLPNLGIADFSNNDLCGTIPTDGAFQKIPASSFANNPRLHQGGEYEPNC, from the exons ATGGAAGTCACAGGCACGAGGAGAACCTTGTCGATCGCTGCATTCGCCCTCATGGCGATGGCTGTGGCGTCGTCCCTGGAGCCGGTGGCGGCAAACCAGGACGgcgacgcgctggcggcgctgcaCAAAGGCCTTGAGGACCCCGATGGCAACCTCAAGAGCTGGGACCCAAGCTTGGTGAACCCGTGCACGTGGTTTTATGTCAGTTGCGACGGCGACAACCGCGTCACCCGTCT GGATCTTGGGAACCTGAACTTGTCGGGTACTCTGGCGCCCGAGCTGGGACAACTGGAGAAGCTGTTCAGCTTGGACCTGTCCAGCAACAGCATTTCAGGAGCTATACCCGCAGCGCTCGGGAACGCCAAGTCCTTGACATTCCT GCATTTGGATCACAATCGCCTAACGGGGCCGATCCCAAGGGAGCTTGCTGGGCTGCCCAATCTTGGAATTGC agaTTTCTCCAACAATGACCTTTGCGGCACGATCCCGACAGACGGAGCATTCCAGAAAATTCCCGCTAGCAG CTTCGCCAACAACCCGCGGCTGCATCAGGGGGGCGAGTATGAACCCAACTGCTAG
- the LOC136516250 gene encoding pentatricopeptide repeat-containing protein At1g63070, mitochondrial-like, with the protein MRQAVPLFLRRALVIRSYPPVLHLSSQACWLNSSDNEEPSQSSAYGDYRSRRLLPLITLAVRASNWDAARNISFRECVRLYGPSQSVSLFALLVQAFLPRRIREARCLIQSIVDYCGNAGSELFELAPMLVSNLGQSMTLLQVYAAVIRIFVESSMFEDALLTYVEVKNFGVDRRLCNFLLKCLVEGNQIMYARSLFDDMKSCGPSPNVCSYSILMSMYTHGERLCLDEAFELLCEMESNGVRPNATTYGTYLYGLCRSRQVTSAWDFLQILSQSGGPCSNYCFNAVIHGFCSEGQVDKALEVFHGMKKCGFVPDVHSYSILVDGLCKYGDLLKGYDMLDEMARNGICPNQVSYSSLLHGLCKTGQVALALKIFKNLQDQGFEHDQINYSIILHGCCQHLDLKAISDLWFDMIDHDISPDVYNYTSLIYALCRHRNLQDALGVFELMLENGLSPNIVTCTILVDSFSKEGLVGEAFLFLDRIHQSLGIVPNLCMYRVIINGLCKTNKYSDVWKFFADMIKRGYVPDVVLYSIIIDGFVKALKLQEALRLYRKMLDEGVKPNTFTYSSLVNGLCNDDRLPEAMGLIRDMIGEDLLLDNVLYTSIIACYCRRLNMKAANEWLREMERSSVFPDAFVYTCMIDGYSKVLAMDGARLMMEEMEKRKLKPTVVTYTALIIGYLKTGDEKEACMMYESMRHAGIAPDVKLRCILGIGNDRGDCDDSQKAKGVT; encoded by the coding sequence ATGCGTCAAGCGGTCCCATTGTTTCTGCGCCGAGCCCTTGTGATCAGGAGCTATCCCCCAGTGTTGCACCTGTCCTCTCAGGCTTGTTGGTTGAACAGCTCTGATAATGAAGAGCCCAGTCAGAGTTCTGCTTACGGTGATTATAGAAGTCGTCGTTTGCTTCCCTTGATCACACTAGCAGTGCGGGCCTCGAATTGGGATGCTGCCAGAAATATAAGCTTCAGGGAGTGTGTGAGGTTATACGGGCCATCTCAGTCAGTTAGTCTGTTTGCTTTGCTTGTGCAGGCATTCTTGCCGCGGAGAATCAGAGAGGCCCGGTGCTTGATTCAGAGCATTGTTGATTACTGTGGAAATGCTGGGTCAGAGTTGTTTGAGTTGGCTCCTATGTTGGTCAGCAATTTGGGTCAGTCAATGACGCTGTTACAAGTTTATGCTGCAGTCATCCGTATTTTTGTAGAGTCGTCAATGTTTGAGGATGCTCTTCTCACTTATGTTGAGGTCAAGAACTTTGGTGTTGACAGACGTTTGTGCAATTTCTTGCTGAAGTGTTTAGTCGAGGGGAATCAGATCATGTATGCAAGGAGTTTATTTGATGACATGAAAAGTTGTGGTCCTTCACCCAATGTCTGCTCTTATTCAATTTTGATGAGTATGTACACACATGGAGAGAGGTTATGCTTAGATGAAGCTTTTGAGCTTCTTTGTGAAATGGAATCAAATGGTGTGAGACCGAACGCTACAACATATGGAACTTACCTCTATGGGCTTTGCCGTTCTAGACAGGTAACATCTGCATGGGACTttcttcaaattctttctcaGAGTGGAGGCCCTTGCAGCAATTATTGTTTCAATGCTGTGATTCATGGTTTCTGTAGCGAGGGTCAGGTTGACAAAGCTCTAGAAGTGTTTCATGGGATGAAGAAATGTGGGTTTGTCCCAGATGTCCACAGCTACAGCATATTAGTTGATGGGTTATGCAAATATGGGGATTTATTGAAAGGTTATGACATGCTTGATGAAATGGCAAGAAATGGAATATGTCCTAATCAAGTGAGTTACAGTTCACTTCTGCATGGCCTTTGCAAAACTGGACAGGTTGCATTGGCATTAAAGATTTTCAAGAACCTCCAAGACCAAGGTTTTGAGCATGACCAGATAAATTACAGCATCATTCTTCATGGTTGTTGCCAACATTTAGATCTCAAGGCCATCTCTGACCTTTGGTTTGACATGATTGATCATGATATCTCTCCAGATGTTTACAATTATACCAGTCTGATCTACGCATTATGTAGACATAGAAACCTTCAAGATGCATTGGGAGTGTTTGAGCTCATGCTTGAAAATGGGTTGAGTCCCAACATTGTGACATGCACAATCCTAGTTGACAGCTTTAGCAAAGAAGGGCTAGTTGGTGAAGCCTTCCTATTCCTGGATAGAATACATCAGTCATTGGGAATAGTCCCAAACCTTTGCATGTACAGAGTTATTATCAATGGCCTTTGCAAGACCAACAAATATAGTGATGTGTGGAAATTTTTTGCAGACATGATAAAGAGGGGCTATGTTCCTGATGTTGTcctttacagtattattattgaTGGCTTCGTGAAAGCTCTGAAGTTGCAGGAGGCCTTAAGGTTGTACCGTAAGATGTTGGATGAAGGCGTAAAACCTAACACATTTACATATTCTAGCCTCGTAAATGGGCTGTGTAATGATGATAGACTTCCTGAAGCTATGGGATTGATTAGGGATATGATTGGGGAAGACCTGTTACTTGACAATGTTTTGTACACATCTATCATTGCTTGCTATTGTAGGCGTTTAAATATGAAGGCTGCTAATGAATGGCTCAGAGAAATGGAAAGAAGTAGTGTGTTCCCAGATGCTTTTGTATATACTTGTATGATTGATGGTTATAGTAAAGTGCTTGCAATGGATGGTGCACGCTTGATGATGGAAGAAATGGAAAAAAGAAAGCTTAAACCTACTGTAGTAACCTACACAGCTCTCATTATTGGATACCTTAAAACGGGGGATGAGAAGGAAGCTTGTATGATGTATGAGAGTATGCGTCATGCAGGCATTGCTCCAGATGTCAAGCTGCGTTGCATTTTGGGCATTGGCAATGACAGGGGTGATTGTGATGATTCTCAGAAAGCGAAGGGTGTAACATAA